One genomic region from Mangifera indica cultivar Alphonso chromosome 17, CATAS_Mindica_2.1, whole genome shotgun sequence encodes:
- the LOC123200214 gene encoding brassinosteroid-responsive RING protein 1-like — protein sequence MGFFPEDVDAIVSSVLYRTAVAITLLRWLITWAIRFHNRNRDSSSENPPSLTSETVKENLVLAAFGDVQWRLPEVSETCAVCLSHIDEEDLVRELRNCRHYFHKDCIDKWVDYDWKLTCPLCRAPLLTHSQRRSMPKNEPSWAVERFLYLFGEDLLAEF from the coding sequence ATGGGTTTCTTTCCGGAAGACGTCGACGCAATAGTTTCCTCCGTTCTCTACCGAACGGCCGTCGCCATTACGCTTCTCCGATGGCTTATAACTTGGGCCATCCGATTTCACAACAGAAACCGAGACTCCTCAAGTGAGAACCCTCCGTCGCTCACTTCAGAGACTGTCAAAGAAAACCTCGTTCTCGCAGCTTTCGGCGATGTGCAATGGAGGCTTCCGGAAGTTTCCGAGACGTGTGCCGTGTGTTTGAGTCACATCGACGAGGAAGATCTGGTGCGTGAGCTCAGAAATTGCCGCCATTACTTCCACAAAGATTGTATCGACAAATGGGTGGATTACGACTGGAAATTGACTTGCCCTCTTTGCCGGGCCCCTTTGTTGACTCATTCTCAGAGGAGAAGCATGCCCAAGAACGAGCCCAGTTGGGCTGTGGAGAGATTTCTCTATCTCTTTGGAGAGGATTTATTAgctgaattttaa
- the LOC123200819 gene encoding brefeldin A-inhibited guanine nucleotide-exchange protein 5-like — MAAAGFMNRAFESMLKECSGKKYPDLQKAIEAYRDGAKEVKQPSETNQAASSARDGSSPDTEGEAAKTTIEAAMEAEHVGRKVGSGSVATTLANAGSTLEGADLELVLNPLRLAFETKNSKILESALDCLHKLIAYDHLEGDPGLEGGKNVPLFIDVLNRVCGCIDNSSSDSTILQVLKVLLTAVASTKFRVHGEPLLGVIRLCYHMVLNSKSPINQATSKAMLTQIVSIMVRRMENDQVLTSSGSSGHTETSSAENSSPKTEETALSDKNENWATLGCALNQTKDTSLASVEELCNLAGGGDIKGLEAALDKAAHTEDGKKIIRGLDLESMSIGQHDALLVFQSLCKIGMKEENDDLMTKTRILSLELLQGLLEGVNHSVTKNFHFIDSVKAYLSYALLRASVSQSPVIFQYATGIFSVLLLRFRESLKGEIGVFFPLIILRSLDGSEFPVNQKISVLWMLDKVCKDPQMLVDVYINYDCDLQAPNLFERMVTTLSKIAQRTQNTDPNSVAVSQTTSINVSSLQCLVNVLKSLVDWEKSRRESKENSRNSQSLAEAVQIKKEAHKSTVEALDSMKFSGMKFDTAIREFLKGFQLPGEAQNIDCIMEKFAERYCADNPGLFKNADIAYVLAYSVIMLNANAHDPVVWPKMSKSDFARMNAVNDAEECAPTELLEEIYDHIVKEEIKMNDEMTRSNRQKLKGGERGGLVSILNLALPKQISSTDTKSKSEANIKQTQAIFQDQGTKRVFYTSQRIELVGPMLKAVGWPLLATFSVTMEKGKNKPQVVLCMEGFKAGVHITHVLGMDTMHYAFLTSLVRFTFLHAPKEMRSKNVEALQTLLALCDTDPESLQDTWNAVLECVSQLEYITSTPAIAATVMLGSDQISRDAAVQSLKELAGKPADQVFVNSVKLPSDSVVEFFNALCGVSVEELKQTPARVFSLEKLVEISYYNMARIRMVWARIWSVLANHFIAAGSHPEEKIVIYAIDSLRQLGMKYLEHAELKNFTFQSDILKPFVVLMQNIRSEKIRSLIVDCIVKIIKSKSRSIKSGWHSVFMVFTAAADDELESLIETAFENVEHVILEHLDQVVGDCFMDCVNCLIKFAKNKSSRRISLKAIALLRICEDRLAEGLIPNGDLKPIDVHVDATLNVTEHHWFPMLAGLSDLTSDPRSEVNSCALEVLFDLLNERGSKFSSTFWESIFHRVLFPIFDHVRHAGNESLISTKDEWFCETNIHSLQLLCNLFNNFYKKACFMLPSLLSLLLDCAKKTDQLVVSISLGALVHLIEVGGHQFSESDWDTLLKSIRDASYTTQPLELLNALGFENKKNLGVVIRDSEVNAGEVDSQPLASPSIGADSIGEVDGSAGVPSPSGRAQKSFEAESLQRNQSIGQKIMGNMMDNRFLRSFTSRKALALGASLPSSPPKLPDAMESDTRNEEESPLWGTIRSKCITQLLLLGAIDAIQKKYWSKLKAQQKIMIMDILFSLIEFAASYNSYSNLMMRMHKIPAERPPLNLFRQEITGTSIYLDILLKTTSGFDANGEQKPKSIGFQDIDNKSSFIKHSNAAEKLEGIAEEKLVSFCEQILREASDLQSNNVVETTNLSVHRVLELRVPVVVKVLKGMCYMNDQIFKRHLCDFYPTLIKLVCCKQMDIRGALGDLFMVQLKALLPS; from the exons ATGGCGGCCGCTGGATTCATGAACCGAGCGTTCGAGTCTATGCTCAAAGAGTGTTCCGGCAAGAAGTATCCTGATCTTCAAAAAGCTATTGAAGCTTATCGAG ATGGTGCAAAAGAGGTTAAACAACCCAGTGAAACAAATCAAGCAGCTTCTTCTGCTAGAGATGGAAG TTCACCAGATACTGAAGGCGAAGCAGCAAAGACTACTATCGAAGCTGCAATGGAGGCAGAACATGTTGGTAGGAAAGTAGGCAGTGGAAGTGTTGCAACTACCTTAGCGAATGCTGGTTCCACCTTGGAAGGAGCTGATTTAGAGCTTGTGTTGAATCCTCTTCGACTTGCATTTGAGACCAAGAACTCGAAAATCCTGGAATCTGCTTTGGATTGTCTTCAT AAACTCATTGCATATGATCATTTAGAGGGAGATCCTGGCTTAGAGGGTGGTAAAAATGTTCCACTGTTTATAGATGTTCTGAACAGGGTTTGCGGTTGTATTGATAATTCATCATCTGATAG CACGATATTGCAAGTGTTGAAGGTACTCCTTACAGCAGTGGCATCCACAAAGTTCCGAG TGCATGGAGAACCTCTGCTTGGAGTTATCAGATTATGCTATCATATGGTGCTTAACAG CAAGAGCCCCATAAATCAAGCAACATCAAAGGCAATGTTGACACAGATAGTCAGTATTATGGTCAGAAGGATGGAGAATGATCAG GTCTTGACCTCATCTGGGTCTTCTGGGCATACAGAAACTTCATCAGCAGAGAATTCAAGCCCCAAAACAGAAGAGACAGCCTTGAGTGACAAAAATGAGAATTGGGCGACTTTAGGATGTGCCCTTAACCAGACCAAAGATACATCTCTTGCCTCTGTTGAAGAACTCTGTAATCTTGCAGGTGGTGGTGATATCAAG GGTTTAGAGGCAGCTCTTGACAAAGCAGCACATACTGAAGATGGTAAAAAGATCATAAG aggGCTTGACCTTGAGAGCATGAGTATTGGACAACATGATGCTTTATTGGTATTCCAGTCACTTTGCAAG ATAGGCatgaaggaagaaaatgatgacCTCATGACCAAAACGCGGATTCTGTCTCTTGAGCTGCTGCAG GGTCTTTTGGAAGGTGTTAACCATTCTGTTACAAAgaactttcatttcattgattCTGTTAAAGCATATCTTTCCTATGCTTTGTTGAGGGCTTCAGTTTCACAATCCCCTGTTATATTTCAG TACGCAACTGGAATTTTTTCAGTGCTTTTATTGCGATTCAGAGAGAGTCTTAAA GGCGAGATTGGGGTCTTTTTTCCCTTGATAATTCTACGATCATTGGACGGCTCTGAATTTCCTGTCAACCAAAAAATAAGTGTTCTTTG GATGCTTGACAAAGTTTGTAAAGATCCTCAAATGCTTGTTGATGTGTACATTAACTATGATTGTGATCTTCAGGCACCAAACTTGTTTGAACGCATG GTGACCACTTTATCCAAAATAGCTCAAAGGACACAAAATACAGATCCCAATTCTGTTGCTGTATCCCAGACAACTTCTATTAATGTTTCATCACTTCAG TGTCTTGTGAATGTGCTTAAATCACTGGTTGATTGGGAGAAATCACGAAGAGAATCCAAAGAGAACAGCCGTAATAGTCAGTCTCTAGCTGAAGCTGTTCAGATAAAGAAGGAAGCTCATAAATCTACTGTGGAAGCTCTAGATTCAATGAAGTTTTCAGGGATGAAGTTTGATACAGCAATCCGTGAATTCCTTAAAGGATTCCAACTTCCAGGAGAAGCTCAAAATATAGATTGCATTATGGAAAAGTTTGCTGAACG ATATTGTGCAGATAATCCTGGTCTTTTCAAAAACGCAGATATCGCTTATGTTCTTGCTTATTCAGTTATAATGTTGAATGCTAATGCACACGACCCTGTGGTCTGGCCTAAAATGTCAAAGTCTGATTTTGCGCGTATGAATGCTGTAAATGATGCTGAAGAATGTGCCCCTACAGAACTCCTGGAGGAGATCTATGATCATATTGTTaaagaagagataaaaatgaACGATGAAATGACTAGAAGCAACAGACAGAAGCTAAAAGGTGGAGAGAGAGGAGGCCTTGTCAGTATTCTTAATCTTGCTCTCCCAAAACAGATATCTTCGACTGATACTAAGTCTAAAAGTGAAGCTAACATCAAGCAAACACAGGCTATATTCCAGGATCAAGGAACTAAAAGAGTTTTCTATACTTCACAGAGGATTGAACTTGTAGGGCCCATGTTGAAGGCTGTAGGATGGCCTTTGCTTGCTACTTTCTCTGTTACAATGGAGAAAGGGAAGAATAAACCGCAGGTTGTTCTCTGTATGGAAGGTTTTAAAGCTGGGGTACATATTACACATGTTCTTGGAATGGATACCATGCACTATGCTTTCTTAACATCCCTGGTCAG ATTTACTTTCTTGCATGCACCAAAGGAAATGCGTAGTAAAAATGTGGAAGCATTGCAAACTCTGCTGGCACTTTGTGACACAGATCCTGAGTCACTTCAGGATACATGGAATGCAGTGTTGGAATGTGTTTCTCAACTTGAATACATCACGTCAACTCCAGCTATTGCTGCAACTGTCATGCTTGGGTCAGATCAGATCTCCAGAGATGCTGCTGTTCAAAGCCTTAAAGAGTTGGCTGGGAAACCTGCTGATCAAGTTTTTGTGAATAGTGTTAAATTGCCCAGCGATTCAGTCGTGGAGTTCTTCAATGCTCTGTGTGGTGTATCAGTTGAAGAATTGAAGCAAACTCCAGCTCGTGTCTTCAGCCTGGAAAAACTTGTTGAGATCAGCTATTACAATATGGCTCGTATACGCATG GTATGGGCTAGAATATGGTCTGTCCTAGCAAACCATTTTATTGCTGCTGGAAGTCATCCTGAGGAGAAAATTGTGATATATGCCATTGATTCTCTGAGACAGCTTGGAATGAAGTATTTGGAGCATGCTGaactaaaaaatttcacattccAAAGTGACATTCTTAAACCATTTGTTGTTCTTATGCAGAATATTCGAAGTGAAAAGATAAGGAGCTTGATTGTTGACTGCATTGTTAAA ATTATTAAATCTAAATCCAGAAGCATAAAATCTGGGTGGCATAGTGTTTTTATGGTTTTCACAGCTGCTGCAGATGATGAATTGGAATCACTTATTGAAACAGCATTTGAAAATGTTGAGCACG TTATATTGGAACACTTGGATCAGGTGGTTGGAGATTGTTTTATGGACTGTGTCAACTGTCTTATCAAGTTTGCCAAGAACAAAAGTTCTCGTCGAATAAGTTTGAAGGCTATTGCACTGCTCCGTATATGTGAAGATCGTTTAGCAGAG GGGCTTATACCTAATGGAGATTTGAAGCCAATTGATGTTCATGTGGATGCAACTCTCAATGTGACTGAGCATCATTGGTTCCCAATGTTGGCTGGTTTATCTGATCTGACATCAGATCCTAGATCTGAGGTCAATAGCTGTGCACTTgaagttttgtttgatttgctAAATGAGAGAGGTAGCAAGTTCTCATCAACATTCTGGGAGAGCATTTTCCATCGCGTCTTATTTCCTATTTTTGATCATGTGAGACATGCTGGAAATGAGAGCTTAATTTCTACCAAGGATGAGTGGTTTTGTGAAACCAACATTCATTCCCTTCAATTGCTTTGCaaccttttcaacaatttttacaAG AAGGCTTGTTTTATGCTGCCATCACTGCTGAGTTTGCTGCTGGATTGTGCAAAGAAAACAGATCAGTTGGTTGTTTCAATTTCTCTTGGTGCACTAGTGCATCTCATAGAAGTTGGAGGACACCAATTTAGTGAAAGTGACTGGGATACATTGTTAAAAAGCATAAG AGATGCCTCATACACTACTCAACCACTTGAGCTACTCAATGCTTTGGgatttgagaataaaaaaaaccttGGGGTGGTGATTAGAGATTCTGAGGTCAATGCAGGTGAAGTGGATAGCCAGCCACTAGCTTCCCCAAGTATCGGTGCTGATAGCATTGGTGAAGTGGATGGATCAGCAG gtGTTCCATCACCATCAGGAAGAGCTCAGAAATCTTTTGAAGCGGAATCTCTTCAACGGAATCAGAGCATAGGCCAAAAGATCATGGGAAATATGATGGATAACCGTTTTCTTAGGAGTTTTACCTCTAGAAAGGCTCTTGCACTGGGTGCTTCATTACCATCTTCTCCACCTAAG CTTCCTGATGCCATGGAGTCTGATACTAGAAATGAGGAAGAAAGTCCACTGTGGGGAACAATTAGAAGCAAGTGCATTACTCAGTTGTTGCTTCTTGGTGCCATAGATGCTATTCAG aaaaagtACTGGAGCAAGTTGAAAGCACAGCAAAAGATTATGATAATGGACATTTTGTTTTCCTTAATTGAATTTGCTGCTTCATATAATTCATATTCCAACCTCATGATGCGGATGCACAAAATTCCGGCAGAAAG GCCTCCATTGAATCTTTTTCGTCAGGAAATAACAGGGACTTCCATATATTTGGATATCTTATTGAAAACAACTTCAGGCTTTGATGCCAATGGGGAGCAAAAACCCAAATCTATTGGTTTTCAAGACATAGATAACAAGTCAAGCTTTATCAAACATTCCAATGCGGCAGAGAAGCTAGAAGGGATTGCAGAGGAGAAATTAGTGTCTTTCTGTGAGCAGATACTCAGGGAAGCATCTGATCTTCAGTCCAACAATGTAGTGGAGACTACAAACTTGTCTGTTCACCGTGTTCTGGAGTTACGCGTCCCAGTTGTCGTTAAG GTGCTTAAAGGCATGTGCTATATGAACGATCAGATTTTCAAAAGACATCTGTGTGATTTCTATCCCACACTTATAAAACTTGTTTGCTGCAagcag ATGGATATCCGTGGAGCACTTGGTGACCTTTTCATGGTGCAGTTGAAAGCTCTGTTACCTTCTTAG
- the LOC123200880 gene encoding hepatocyte growth factor-regulated tyrosine kinase substrate-like, whose amino-acid sequence MPAEPPPFQEAARCDVCKCRFNPFCRRHHCRCCGRTLCREHSSNQMALPLFGIHTAVRVCADCFNNSSRTGTDNRQTSPDGINPMIDTFSRLDIGADVDEKMETVAENHPVSGVVECKCGMPLCICEAPAPALASSPPTDACPLPILGLREAIKNGVTAAVKKLQSEGVDANFHDKQGMSLLHLVTLFNQTDIAFILMECGASLDYRNTQGETPLDCAPATLPYKMRQKMEEKQQ is encoded by the exons ATGCCGGCAGAGCCCCCTCCTTTCCAGGAAGCAGCTCGCTGTGACGTTTGCAAATGCAGGTTCAACCCTTTCTGCCGTCGG CATCATTGCCGATGTTGTGGCAGGACATTGTGCCGTGAACACTCTTCAAATCAAATg GCTTTACCACTGTTTGGTATTCACACCGCTGTGAGAGTTTGCGCCGattgttttaataattcttCTCG TACTGGGACTGATAATCGTCAAACATCTCCTGATGGGATTAATCCTATGATAGATACATTCTCTAGATTAGACATAGGTGCAGATGTTGATGAAAAGATGGAGACAGTTGCTGAGAATCACCCTGTTTCAGGAGTTGTGGAGTGCAAGTGTGGTATGCCTTTGTGCATTTGTGAAGCTCCCGCTCCAGCTTTAGCTTCATCCCCACCCACTGATGCATGTCCCCTACCGATATTG GGTTTAAGAGAAGCTATTAAGAATGGAGTTACTGCTGCTGTCAAGAAGCTGCAGAGTGAG GGTGTGGATGCAAATTTTCATGACAAACAAGGAATGTCTCTGCTACATCTG GTAACACTTTTTAATCAAACTGATATAGCTTTTATCCTCATGGAATGTGGAGCAAGCTTGGACTACAGGAACACACAAG GGGAAACACCTCTGGATTGTGCACCAGCCACTTTACCATACAAAATGCGTCAGAAGATGGAAGAGAAACAGCAGTGA